CCCATTGACCATTTACAAAACCATCGAAAAGAACAATCCCAACACCTACAACACCCTGGTCATGGGCCCTTGGTCCCACGGGGACTGGGCAAGGGAAAGGGGATATCAGCAGGTTTCCAACATCTATTTTGGGGATTCTATCTCTACCTGGTACCAAAAAAATGTAGAGGCTGTATTTTTTGAGCACTTCCTCAAAGGACCTGCTGATGGAAAAACCAATTTGCCGGAGGCTTACATCTTTGATACAGGAAAAAATGAATGGAGAACCTTTGATACCTGGCCTCCAAAAGAAGCGGTCAATACCGTCTATTACCCCCATGCTAATGGCAAATTGTCTACACAGACTCCACGAGGAAATGAAGTGTCCACTTTTATTTCAGATCCTGCAAAACCCGTACCTTACAGCCCTGATATCAAATTTAACTTTACTCCAAGAAAATACATGGCCGATGACCAGCGCTTTGCTGCAAGAAGACCGGATGTATTGGTTTTTGAAACCGATGTCTTGGAAGAAGATTTGACACTTGCAGGAGAAATTATGGCCAAGCTGATGGTTTCCACTTCGGAAACCGATGCGGATTGGATTGTTAAACTGGTGGATGTCTTCCCAGCTGATACACCGGACCATGAGCGTGTCCAGGAAGGAACCCATCTGAGCAATTACCACATGATGGTACGGTCTGAAGTCATCAGGGGAAGATACAGGGAAAGTTTCTCCGAGCCGAAACCATTTGTACCCAATCAAATCACTGAAGTGCCTTTACAGTTACAGGATGTCATGCACACCTTTAAAAAAGGACATAAAATCCAGATTCAAATACAAAGCACCTGGTTCCCTTTAATAGACAGAAATCCCCAGAAATATGTAGAAAATATTTTCAAGGCAGATGATGCTGATTTCATTAAGGCAACCCACAAAGTTTATCATGATGCTGAAAACCCAACAGCCATCCATGTTCAGATATTGAAATAAACATTTAAAATAGTTAATGGGGTAAGGGGAGAGTTTTTTCCCCTTTTCTAACCTTCTTCTACACCAATCAAAAAAATTTCCCTCCCGATACATAGAACCTGGAATTTAGTCATAGGCACATAGTTCTTGGTTTTTTTTACTTTTACCTTGGATCTTATTCCCAACTTATAACCTGGCCTCCCCGATTGCCTTGCTCGCGGAAAAGGATCTTTAAAATCAGTATACTGGACTGATTCTTTACATCTGATCATCCTTTTCCCCTTTCCCCTTTTACCATTTTGCTTCTCATGCTTTTCGATAAACTTCTTTAAATTTGTCTCTATTAACACCAAGTCAACAAATCAAAGATTTTATGAATCCATTATTGGAAAAATTCGATACGCCCTTTGAAACCGCTCCTTTTCATCTGATCAAAATTGAGCACTACCTTCCTGCTGTGAAGGAAGCCATACAACTTGCCAAATCCGAAATAGAAGCCATCAAGTCTTCCCCAATACCGGATTTTGAAAACACCATTGTCGCCCTGGACAGATCGGGGGAAAAGCTGAACATCATTTCCTCTATATTCTTCAATATCAATAGTGCTGAAACCAATGATGAGATTCAGGCATTGGCAAGAGAAATATCTCCTTTACTCACTGCGCACAGCAATGACATCCTTTTGGATGAAGAGCTGTTCAGAAGGATTCAGTTAGTTTATGAACAGAGAAACGATCTCCAACTCACAGAAGAGCAAAAAACCCTGTTGGATAAAACATACAAGGCCTTTGTCAGAAATGGAGCCAAATTGGATGATTCCCAAAAAGCCCGATTGAGGGAAATAGATAGGGAGTTATCACAACTCAGTCTGAAGTTCGGAGAAAATGTACTTGCTGAAACCAACAAATTTGAATTGGTAATAGAAAATGAAGCAGACTTGGCCGGTCTTCCTGAAGCCATCAAAGAAGCCGCTGCACAGACGGCGGAGGAAAAAGGAAAGCCCGGTAAATGGGTATTTACCCTCGCTTTCCCCAGCTACATCCCTTTTATGACGTATGCGGAAAACAGGGAATTGAGAAAGCAGCTATTCATTGCCTATAATACAAAATCCTGCAAAGGAGATGAGTTGGACAACCAACAAAACATCAAAGACATGCTGCGCTTGAAAAATGAGCGGGTAAATCTTTTGGGATATAAAAGGTATGCCGACTTTGTTTTGGAAGAGCGGATGGCCAAAAGTGCAAGCACAGTAATGGAATTTCTGCAAAATTTACTGGAAAAGGCAAAACCCAAGGCGCAATTGGAAATTGAAGAACTTGAAGCTTTTGCCAAAGAGTTGGATGGCTTAGATAAACTTCAAAAATGGGATTATAACTATTATGCCGAAAAGCTGAAAAAGAAAAAGTATGAAGTAGATGATGAACTTTTACGCCCCTATTTCAAACTTGAAAATGTTATTGAAGGAGTTTTTACCACCGCTGAAAAACTCTACGGCATCAGATTTGTCGAAAATGCCGCCATACCGAAATACCATCCTGAAGTGACCACCTATGAAGTCATTGATACAGACGGAAATCATGTAGCGGTATTTTATGCCGACTTTTTCCCCAGGCCTGGAAAAAGAAATGGAGCATGGATGACGAGTTTCAGAGGGCAAAAAATCATAAATGGGGTAGATTACAGGCCTCATGTCTCCATTGTTTGTAATTTCACCAAACCCACCAAAACAAAGCCTTCACTTTTAACTTTCAATGAGGTAACCACCTTATTCCATGAATTCGGCCATGCTTTGCATGGCATGTTGGCAAAAGGAAATTATGAATCCTTATCCGGTACCAGTGTTTATTGGGATTTCGTGGAACTCCCTTCTCAGATTTTTGAAAACTGGTGCTATGAAAAGGAGTGTTTGGATTTATTTGCCAAGCATTATGAAACTGAGGAGCCTATTCCTACGGAACTGATCCAAAAGATCAAAAATGCGGCAAATTTCCATCAGGGCTATCAGACCGTAAGACAGATCAGTTTTGGGCTTTTGGACATGGCTTATCATGGCTCTGATCCTGAAAAAATCTCTGATATTGCAGCTTTTGAAAAGGAGATCATGAAAGCCACACAATTGCTTCCGGAGGTGGAAGGAACGCTGATGAGCACCTCATTTTCCCATATTTTCCAGGGAGGCTATGCAGCAGGATACTACAGCTACAAATGGGCTGAAGTCTTGGATGCAGATGCCTTTGAACTGTTCTTGGAAAGGGGGATTTTTGATCGGGAGACAGCTACTTCATTCAAGCAGCACATATTGGCTGCCGGGGGAAGCGAACATCCGTCGATTCTTTATAAAAGATTCAGAGGAAGAGATCCAAGGCCGGAAGCCTTATTGAAAAGAGCGGGTTTGATCAGTTAATTCCTGCTGGAAAAAGTAATCCCACAAAAGCCAGGTCATGGCTTTGTGGGATTTTTTAATTTTTGGCTATCGCCCTAATTTACCTTGTTTTGGTCTTTTCTGAAATGCAATGGAGGAGCCATGTCTCCTATAAGCGGTTCATAAACCACGTCCCCCAACCTTTCATCAAATTCCTTTTTGGCTTCTCTGATCAACAGGGGATTAAGGATAAGGTCTTTTCCCGTCAGTGCCATTGTTTTGGCAGCAACCATCATCCCTTTGTAGCCAATGCTCATTCCATCAGCAGCCACTGCCTGCCAGGTATGTGCTGCTGTTCCAGGTACCCATGTAGCTGTACTTAAACCTACTGTAGGCACCACATAACTGACATCGCCCACATCGGTGGAAGCGGGGAAATGGGTCAACTGGTAGGGTTGCACCTGTTTGGCAACAGAAAGAGGAGGTACCCTAGGCGTATTGAAACTTGCCTGGATCTGTTTGGCAAATTCAGTTTCCTTTTCATCATATTCCACCCCTCCTACAAGGGTAAGGTTTTTGTGCATGGTTTTAGCCAAAGTTTCATTGGGCAGAAGGCCATAAATTCCAGCTACCACTTCTACTTCCACCTTTGTACCTGTTCCCATGGCGGCTCCTTCCGCGGCTTTGATGACCCTTTGCCAGATATCTTTCACTTCTGTCACATCTGGATGTCTGACCATGTATTCCACTACAGCATAATCAGGTACCACATTGGCAGCAAGACCTCCATTGGTGATCACATAATGTATCCTACTTTCCTGATCCACATGCTCACGCATCATATTGACCATCATATTCATGGCTTCCACACCGTCCAGAGCAGAGCGTCCACGTTGTGGTGCCCCTGCTGCATGGGAAGTCTGACCATGGAATTTAAAATACCCCTGCATCACAGCAGTACAGGTAGAAGCATTGGCAGCATTTCTGTCACTGGGATGCCAATTGATTACTGCATCTACCCCTTTAAACAGGCCTTCTCTTACCATATACACTTTACCCGCTCCCCCCTCTTCTGCAGGAGTTCCAAATATTTTGATGGTCGCCTGAATGTTATTGGCATCTATCCATTCTTTTAAGGCGACGCCAGAGGCCACCACTGCTGTGCCAAAAAGATTATGCCCGCATCCATGCCCATTTCCTCCATCTACCAATACAGACCTAAAAGGAACAGCATCTTGGGACAATCCAGGTAGTGCGTCATATTCTGCAAGAAAACCTATAACCGGTCCACCCTTGTCATAAGTTGCTACGAAAGAGGTGGGCATACCTGCCAATCCGGTTTCTACTTTAAATCCGGCCGCTCTTAACTCATCAATGAGCAATTTGGAACTGGTAAATTCGAGGTAACCCAATTCAGGATTTTCCCAGATTTCCCTGGCCACTTTAGAAAACCTTTCGGTATTATTGTCCAGATTTCTGACAATAAATGCGTCATGGGAAGTTTCCTGAGCCATAACAAATAGGGACAAGAACCCTCCCATCAAACTGAGTATGGATTTTTTCATAGAGGTGACTTTTTTGTTTTGCTGAATTACCTGCTCATAAAAATAAGCCAATGAATTGTAAAACAAAACAGAATTTTGGATAAGATGAATGATACAAAAGTAAAATGATCAACATATTCACCCTTATAAAATCCCAGGATGATGTTTGGAATTTCGCTTATTGATAAATATTGAAAACTAAAAGAATCCTGGAAAAAAAAGAGGATGTCAAGTGACATCCTCTTTCTAAACTCTTTAATCCATTTGAAAAGCAGTAGCTGTCTTGTGTAAGTAGCTTTGCACTCCTTGGATCCTGTTAGACCACAATGAGTAACCCAACAAGGATCAACCATACGATCGACGAGATCGCCAATAGTATCTTGAATTGTTTTTCCTCGTTCATAGCCTTTTTTTTGTTAAATATACAAATATTTTTGCAGTGATTCAAATAAACGAAAAATTTTCTTTTCGCAAAAGAAAAAATAACTTTTAATCACTCAATTCGTGGTAATGTTTCTGATTTTTAGACATATTCAGTGCATTCCACTC
This Cecembia calidifontis DNA region includes the following protein-coding sequences:
- a CDS encoding M3 family metallopeptidase; this translates as MNPLLEKFDTPFETAPFHLIKIEHYLPAVKEAIQLAKSEIEAIKSSPIPDFENTIVALDRSGEKLNIISSIFFNINSAETNDEIQALAREISPLLTAHSNDILLDEELFRRIQLVYEQRNDLQLTEEQKTLLDKTYKAFVRNGAKLDDSQKARLREIDRELSQLSLKFGENVLAETNKFELVIENEADLAGLPEAIKEAAAQTAEEKGKPGKWVFTLAFPSYIPFMTYAENRELRKQLFIAYNTKSCKGDELDNQQNIKDMLRLKNERVNLLGYKRYADFVLEERMAKSASTVMEFLQNLLEKAKPKAQLEIEELEAFAKELDGLDKLQKWDYNYYAEKLKKKKYEVDDELLRPYFKLENVIEGVFTTAEKLYGIRFVENAAIPKYHPEVTTYEVIDTDGNHVAVFYADFFPRPGKRNGAWMTSFRGQKIINGVDYRPHVSIVCNFTKPTKTKPSLLTFNEVTTLFHEFGHALHGMLAKGNYESLSGTSVYWDFVELPSQIFENWCYEKECLDLFAKHYETEEPIPTELIQKIKNAANFHQGYQTVRQISFGLLDMAYHGSDPEKISDIAAFEKEIMKATQLLPEVEGTLMSTSFSHIFQGGYAAGYYSYKWAEVLDADAFELFLERGIFDRETATSFKQHILAAGGSEHPSILYKRFRGRDPRPEALLKRAGLIS
- a CDS encoding amidohydrolase, translating into MKKSILSLMGGFLSLFVMAQETSHDAFIVRNLDNNTERFSKVAREIWENPELGYLEFTSSKLLIDELRAAGFKVETGLAGMPTSFVATYDKGGPVIGFLAEYDALPGLSQDAVPFRSVLVDGGNGHGCGHNLFGTAVVASGVALKEWIDANNIQATIKIFGTPAEEGGAGKVYMVREGLFKGVDAVINWHPSDRNAANASTCTAVMQGYFKFHGQTSHAAGAPQRGRSALDGVEAMNMMVNMMREHVDQESRIHYVITNGGLAANVVPDYAVVEYMVRHPDVTEVKDIWQRVIKAAEGAAMGTGTKVEVEVVAGIYGLLPNETLAKTMHKNLTLVGGVEYDEKETEFAKQIQASFNTPRVPPLSVAKQVQPYQLTHFPASTDVGDVSYVVPTVGLSTATWVPGTAAHTWQAVAADGMSIGYKGMMVAAKTMALTGKDLILNPLLIREAKKEFDERLGDVVYEPLIGDMAPPLHFRKDQNKVN
- a CDS encoding CocE/NonD family hydrolase, which translates into the protein MMNTYRSIFLIWAFFVTLFQAKAQEPGYVETHYEKVEYQIPMRDGVKLHTVVYTPKDKTKKYPFVMQRTPYSSGPYGKGEMKTLLGPSEKMMKDGYIFVYQDVRGRWMSEGKYDNMRPTVPHRKKGSKEIDESTDTYDTIEWLLKNIQNHNGKFGQWGISYPGFYAAAALPFAHPALKAVSPQAPIGDFYFDDFHHNGAYFLSYWVATAVFGYQHNGPTDKPWYTMVNTGTKDAYQFFMDMGSLKNADKYYGEDNFFWTQLKENPDYNEFWQKRSIIPHLKDVKPAVMTVGGWFDAEDLYGPLTIYKTIEKNNPNTYNTLVMGPWSHGDWARERGYQQVSNIYFGDSISTWYQKNVEAVFFEHFLKGPADGKTNLPEAYIFDTGKNEWRTFDTWPPKEAVNTVYYPHANGKLSTQTPRGNEVSTFISDPAKPVPYSPDIKFNFTPRKYMADDQRFAARRPDVLVFETDVLEEDLTLAGEIMAKLMVSTSETDADWIVKLVDVFPADTPDHERVQEGTHLSNYHMMVRSEVIRGRYRESFSEPKPFVPNQITEVPLQLQDVMHTFKKGHKIQIQIQSTWFPLIDRNPQKYVENIFKADDADFIKATHKVYHDAENPTAIHVQILK